In Streptomyces seoulensis, the following are encoded in one genomic region:
- a CDS encoding serine/threonine-protein kinase → MLIAGRYRLRDVIGRGAMGEVWRAVDEILGRTVAVKLMLTQHADPTAVSRFRLEAQTAGRLNHPYVVGVRDFGEYDDRLFLVMDLVEGDSLAGALNAQGTFPAERVARVAAEAADGLAAAHRQGIVHRDIKPANLLLDADGTLKIGDFGIARFLDDPGNALTATGQIVGTSLYLAPERALGRPAGAASDVYSLGCVLYQLLTGRPPFQGDSALAVLHQHLDAVPVPPRQLCADLSPAFENYLLGLLAKEPQDRPTAEEAAAWFAHGHWRGAPAPLPREHARRDERPAPSAALGGPTTSPRTAPVGSALPPSTDTEWTTSVHRAVPRRTRASRPRRTGLVAALGTVALFAVALLIGMSWFSPDTGAAKKSQADPSTPASSSPSVPASSASSAQPAVQEPRKPDDHTKPSPDEQGKPDKPDKHAGKGKGKGKH, encoded by the coding sequence GTGCTGATAGCGGGCCGATACCGGCTGCGGGACGTCATCGGGCGGGGGGCGATGGGCGAGGTCTGGCGCGCCGTCGACGAGATACTGGGCCGAACGGTCGCCGTGAAACTGATGCTCACCCAGCATGCCGACCCCACCGCGGTATCCCGCTTCCGGCTGGAGGCACAGACCGCCGGGCGCCTCAACCACCCCTACGTGGTCGGTGTCCGTGACTTCGGCGAGTACGACGACCGGCTGTTCCTGGTGATGGACCTGGTCGAGGGCGACAGTCTCGCCGGGGCGCTCAACGCTCAGGGAACCTTCCCTGCCGAACGCGTCGCCCGGGTCGCCGCCGAGGCCGCGGACGGGCTCGCCGCCGCCCACCGTCAGGGCATCGTCCACCGCGACATCAAGCCCGCCAACCTCCTGCTGGACGCCGACGGCACCCTGAAGATAGGCGACTTCGGCATCGCCCGCTTCCTGGACGACCCCGGCAACGCCCTCACCGCCACGGGCCAGATCGTCGGCACCAGCCTCTACCTCGCGCCCGAACGCGCCCTGGGCCGCCCTGCCGGCGCGGCCTCCGACGTCTACTCCCTGGGCTGCGTCCTCTACCAACTCCTCACCGGACGGCCGCCGTTCCAAGGCGACTCCGCACTCGCAGTGCTGCACCAGCACCTGGACGCCGTCCCCGTACCGCCCAGACAACTCTGCGCCGATCTCTCGCCCGCCTTCGAGAACTACCTGCTCGGCCTGCTGGCCAAGGAGCCTCAGGATCGGCCCACGGCCGAAGAAGCGGCGGCCTGGTTCGCACACGGCCACTGGCGCGGAGCCCCGGCGCCCCTCCCACGTGAACACGCCCGCCGCGACGAGCGACCCGCCCCCAGCGCGGCACTCGGCGGTCCCACGACGTCCCCGCGCACCGCGCCCGTCGGGAGTGCCTTGCCCCCCTCGACGGACACCGAGTGGACGACGAGCGTCCACCGAGCCGTGCCCCGCCGCACTCGCGCGTCACGGCCGCGCCGGACCGGACTCGTGGCCGCGCTGGGCACCGTCGCCCTGTTCGCCGTGGCGCTCCTCATCGGCATGAGCTGGTTCTCTCCTGACACCGGTGCGGCGAAGAAATCACAGGCCGATCCGTCGACTCCCGCCTCCTCCTCTCCGTCCGTACCGGCGTCCTCCGCCTCTTCGGCACAGCCCGCCGTACAGGAACCCCGGAAGCCGGACGACCACACCAAACCCTCGCCCGACGAACAGGGCAAGCCCGACAAGCCTGACAAGCACGCCGGCAAGGGCAAGGGCAAGGGCAAGCACTGA
- a CDS encoding Scr1 family TA system antitoxin-like transcriptional regulator: MCLGRFTSDPYLDEPSDVQHYSVLHDRLQAQALSPAGSRVLIAGVTRMYIDAASHH, encoded by the coding sequence GTGTGTCTGGGACGGTTCACCAGCGACCCCTACCTGGACGAGCCGTCCGACGTGCAGCATTACAGCGTGTTGCACGACCGCCTTCAGGCCCAGGCTCTCAGCCCCGCCGGCAGCCGCGTCCTCATCGCCGGCGTCACCAGGATGTACATCGACGCGGCAAGCCACCACTGA
- a CDS encoding SRPBCC family protein has product MARVTLCASGAASADTAWERYASVDQWASWSPHIKTVHCVARRLRPGMSGTVESVAGIRAAFVVDAVDGDRRTWTWRVRLGRVQLRLHHEVQPQGPGTTTSLTMHGPRLVLFTYAPLARLALHRLVQP; this is encoded by the coding sequence ATGGCGCGCGTGACCCTGTGCGCCAGCGGCGCGGCCAGTGCCGATACGGCCTGGGAGCGCTACGCGAGCGTCGACCAGTGGGCGTCGTGGTCTCCGCACATCAAGACAGTGCACTGCGTTGCCCGCCGCCTGCGGCCCGGTATGAGCGGCACGGTCGAATCGGTCGCCGGTATCCGCGCCGCCTTCGTCGTGGATGCCGTCGACGGTGACCGCCGCACCTGGACGTGGCGCGTACGCCTTGGACGCGTCCAGCTCCGGCTGCACCACGAGGTGCAGCCACAGGGGCCCGGCACCACCACCAGCCTGACGATGCACGGCCCGAGGCTCGTCCTGTTCACCTACGCGCCCCTGGCCCGCCTCGCACTGCACCGCCTCGTGCAGCCCTGA
- a CDS encoding helix-turn-helix domain-containing protein, translating into MTDRKDSRLRGTESFEAVASALFAPLRVTDPGPQGFEAVVDHAVIGPVVVARIQATAATVTRDNRSITSGDVEWMHFTLHHHGPVTAIQDDRTTAVRPGELFACDNTRPYRLIGADPSDMTVLCVPRASLGRHADSISRRTALPMSTQDGIGRLLGHALSAADEDLPVQRVSRTYLADALTALLLAAFADTTPERASVASDLADRIRAYALAQLGDPCLSAERVAHQHHISVRYLHALFKGGDLTFASWVRHERLLRIRRDLLDPASADIPTARIAARWGVHDTKHLGRSLKREFGESVSDLRRKQMD; encoded by the coding sequence ATGACCGACCGCAAGGATTCCCGATTAAGGGGAACCGAGTCGTTCGAGGCAGTCGCCTCGGCCTTGTTCGCCCCGTTGCGGGTGACTGATCCCGGTCCGCAGGGGTTCGAAGCCGTGGTGGACCACGCGGTCATCGGACCCGTGGTCGTCGCCCGTATCCAGGCCACCGCCGCGACGGTGACGCGGGACAACCGCAGCATCACCTCCGGCGACGTGGAGTGGATGCATTTCACTCTGCACCACCACGGCCCGGTCACGGCGATCCAGGACGACCGGACCACGGCGGTGAGGCCCGGTGAACTGTTCGCCTGTGACAACACCCGGCCCTACCGGCTCATCGGTGCCGACCCCAGTGACATGACCGTGCTCTGCGTTCCCCGGGCAAGTCTGGGCAGGCACGCGGACTCCATCAGCCGGCGCACGGCGCTCCCCATGTCCACTCAGGACGGGATCGGCAGACTGCTCGGCCACGCCCTGTCCGCAGCCGACGAGGACCTTCCCGTTCAGCGTGTGTCACGTACGTATCTGGCCGACGCGCTCACCGCACTCCTCCTCGCCGCCTTCGCCGACACCACCCCCGAGCGGGCGTCCGTCGCCAGCGACCTTGCCGACCGCATCCGCGCCTACGCGCTGGCCCAGCTCGGCGACCCCTGCCTCAGTGCAGAACGAGTCGCGCACCAGCACCACATCTCCGTCAGGTACCTCCATGCGCTCTTCAAGGGCGGTGACCTGACCTTCGCCTCCTGGGTCCGCCATGAACGCCTGCTACGGATCCGCCGAGACCTTCTCGACCCCGCCTCCGCGGACATCCCCACGGCCAGGATCGCAGCACGATGGGGAGTACACGACACCAAACACCTCGGCAGGTCCCTGAAACGCGAGTTCGGCGAATCCGTCAGCGACCTACGCCGCAAGCAAATGGACTGA
- a CDS encoding DUF4287 domain-containing protein, which translates to MTSPLKGPASYFPSIEKKHGLGHGHANALVAHTLAERGAN; encoded by the coding sequence ATGACCTCACCGCTGAAGGGCCCCGCCAGCTACTTCCCGTCGATCGAGAAGAAGCACGGCCTCGGTCACGGGCACGCCAACGCCCTTGTCGCCCACACCCTCGCCGAACGCGGCGCCAACTGA
- the ppk2 gene encoding polyphosphate kinase 2: MAGKKAANLRRATYEKELLRLQTELAKMQEWVRAEGARLVVVFEGRDAAGKGGAVKRVSERLNPRVTRIAALPTPTERERTQWYFQRYVEHLPAAGEIVLFDRSWYNRAGVEHVMGFCTKEEYQLFMRQCPIFERMLAEDGILLRKYWFSVSDTEQQERFRRRLEDPLRRWKLSPMDLESITHWEAYSRAKDAMMVHTDTAEAPWYVVESDDKHRARLNMIAHLLDSVPYHEVPPPVLELPPRPPSTGYERPPRDLQNYVPDHTASL, encoded by the coding sequence ATGGCCGGCAAGAAGGCGGCAAACCTGCGGCGCGCAACGTACGAGAAGGAACTACTGCGTCTGCAGACCGAGTTGGCGAAGATGCAGGAGTGGGTGCGGGCGGAGGGCGCCCGGCTGGTCGTCGTCTTCGAGGGACGGGACGCGGCGGGCAAGGGCGGCGCCGTCAAGCGGGTCTCGGAGCGTCTCAATCCGCGGGTGACGCGGATCGCGGCACTCCCGACGCCGACCGAGCGCGAGCGTACACAGTGGTACTTCCAGCGGTACGTGGAGCATCTGCCGGCCGCCGGCGAGATCGTGCTCTTCGACCGGTCCTGGTACAACCGCGCCGGCGTCGAGCATGTGATGGGCTTCTGCACCAAGGAGGAGTACCAACTCTTCATGCGGCAGTGCCCGATCTTCGAGCGGATGCTGGCGGAGGACGGAATCCTGCTGCGCAAGTACTGGTTCTCGGTGAGCGACACCGAGCAGCAGGAGCGGTTCCGGCGCCGGCTGGAGGATCCACTGCGCCGCTGGAAGTTGTCGCCGATGGACCTGGAGTCGATCACCCACTGGGAGGCGTACTCACGGGCGAAGGACGCGATGATGGTCCACACCGACACCGCCGAGGCTCCCTGGTACGTCGTCGAGAGTGACGACAAGCACCGCGCGCGCCTCAACATGATCGCCCACCTGCTGGACTCCGTGCCGTACCACGAGGTACCGCCACCGGTTCTCGAACTGCCGCCTCGGCCGCCGTCGACCGGATACGAGCGACCGCCGCGCGATCTGCAGAACTACGTCCCCGATCACACCGCGAGCCTCTGA